Within the Bernardetia sp. genome, the region CCACAACAACCAAAAGTCTAGAAAATGATATGGTCTATTTAAGAAATAGCATTGAATATCAAAGTTATGATGATTTTGTGGAAGCGAGTTCATTGCTAAGTGAGCAACTTCTGTTTTTTGATATTCCTTCCAGTATTGATAAAATAGTGATTGTTCCAGATGGAAATATGGGCAAAATTCCTTTTGAAGCTCTCTTTACAGAAAAAATCAATGAAAAAAGCGAATTTTTGGAAAAAGAAAACTATTCAAAACTACCTTTTCTGATAAAAAAACAAAAAATTAGTTACAGCTATTCAGCAACATTATTTGTAGAAGAAAATCAGACGAAAGAAATTAAAGAGTCTTCTGTATTTCTTTTTGCACCCATTAACTTTCAAGACAGTTCGCTTCCCAATCTGCAAGGAACGGCACAAGAAGTAAAACAAATAAATTCCATTTTTGAAGCGAAGCAATTATCAAGCTCTCTTTACATGTACAAAGAGGCTGATAAAGCAATATTATTTTCAGACCAATTAAAAAATTATCGTTTTATCCACTTGGCAACACACGGAAAGGTTAATGAAGAGAATCCAGATTTATCTCAAATTTTTTTAAGTAATGCAGATGGAAGTACAGGAAGTTTGTATGCTTCTGATATTTATTCGCTTCAAGTAAATGCAGAAATGGTTATGATGTCGGCTTGCGAAACAGGCTTAGGAAAAACTTCAAAAGGAGAGGGAATTGTCGGACTGACAAGAGCTTGGTTTTATGCAGGTGCTGATAATCTAACGGTTTCTTTATGGCAGGTAAGCGATGAGGCGACAAATAAATTAGCTACTAATTTTTATGAAAACAATTTAGAAAATATAAATCTCAAATCTCAAAAAGTAGATTATTCTACATCTCTTCAAAAAGCAAAACTATCACTTTTAAAAAGCGAAGATTTTTCTGCTCCCTACTACTGGGCAGCTTTTATTTTGATAGGAAAGTAAAGTAATGAATAATTGAAAATTGGTAATTCGAAATTTATCTTGTACTTAATCTTAAAAATCATTTACTAATCAATCATACAGAAAAATAGTAATGAGTAAAAAAACAATTTTTTGGACGCTTTTAGGAGGTTTTGTAGCTGCGAATGTGATGGTGTACAAGCACGCTTATCATTTTACGCACGTTACAGAAGGCAAACGTTCACTTTCTCCAGAGAGTTTATCCTTTTCTCAAAAGCTCAAAATTCTTTTGGGAGGAATATCTTTACCTAAATCTCAAAACATAACTTCTAGTGTTACTACTTCTGAAAGAAAAACGCTTTATATTCCAACAAGGAATAATAAATACAAATTAGAGTGTTGGTATGATGAAGTAGAAAATGCAAAAGGGATAGTTTTGCTATTTCACGGCTATGGAGGATGTAAATCTTCTTATGAATTAGAAGCAGATTATTTCAGAGAAATCGGTTATTCTACGCTCTTAGTAGATTTTATAGGACATGGAGGTTCGGAAGGAAAAGCCATTTCTTTAGGGTATCACGAAGCAGACGATGTGAAAGCAGTTTTCGATTTTTTTAAGAATAAAGAAAATAATATAATTTTATACGGTGCTTCAATGGGTGCAGCTTCTATTCTTAGGGCTGTGGCTGTTTATAATTTAAAGGCTAACAAACTCATTTTAGAATGTCCTTTTGCTACAATGAAACAGACAGTAAAAGGGCGTTTTGAAGTGATGGGTGTTCCTTCTGTTGGTTTTGCAGAATGGCTCATGTTTTGGGGAGGTTTGCAGCATGGTTTTTGGGCTTTTGGACACAATCCTAAAGAGTATGCTAAAAAAGTACAAATACCCACTTTACTAATGGGAGGAAAATACGATGCCAGAGTAAAAAACTGGGAGATAAATACAATTTATCAGAACTTAGGAGGAAAAAAGGAACGAATTTGGATAGAAGCTGGACACGAGTCCTATATTATGGCAGAGCCAAATCGTTGGAAAACTGGGATTTTAAACTTTTTATAAATTAGTCCATTAAAAAAACTATATTTGTGCTTTACTTTATTTTTTCATAACTATCCCATTTT harbors:
- a CDS encoding alpha/beta hydrolase, whose product is MSKKTIFWTLLGGFVAANVMVYKHAYHFTHVTEGKRSLSPESLSFSQKLKILLGGISLPKSQNITSSVTTSERKTLYIPTRNNKYKLECWYDEVENAKGIVLLFHGYGGCKSSYELEADYFREIGYSTLLVDFIGHGGSEGKAISLGYHEADDVKAVFDFFKNKENNIILYGASMGAASILRAVAVYNLKANKLILECPFATMKQTVKGRFEVMGVPSVGFAEWLMFWGGLQHGFWAFGHNPKEYAKKVQIPTLLMGGKYDARVKNWEINTIYQNLGGKKERIWIEAGHESYIMAEPNRWKTGILNFL